A window of Mycolicibacterium fluoranthenivorans contains these coding sequences:
- a CDS encoding acyl-[acyl-carrier-protein] thioesterase, translating into MSGLAKTMMPVPDGHPDVFDTSWSLRMADVDRDGRLRFDGATRHIQDVGQDQLRQMGYEDVHPAWIVRRTMIDIVEPIEFPDILRLRRWCSGTSTRWCEMRVRIDGRKGGLVESEAFWICFSRETQGPGRISDDFLAGLRRTTDVDRLRWKGYLKGGAREDAVAIRRYPVRVTDIDLFDHMNNSVYWSVVEDYLETTPELLSAPLRVTIEHDSAVALGDDLDIMVHVYPPGSTDKFGPELTDRTVTTLTYAVGEETKAVAALFAR; encoded by the coding sequence ATGAGTGGTTTGGCCAAGACGATGATGCCCGTGCCCGACGGCCACCCCGACGTGTTCGATACCTCGTGGTCGCTGCGAATGGCCGATGTGGACCGCGACGGCCGGTTGCGTTTCGACGGTGCCACCCGCCACATCCAGGACGTCGGCCAGGACCAGCTGCGGCAGATGGGTTATGAGGACGTACACCCGGCGTGGATCGTGCGCCGCACCATGATCGACATCGTCGAGCCCATCGAGTTCCCCGACATCCTGCGGTTGCGCCGGTGGTGTTCGGGGACGTCGACGCGCTGGTGTGAGATGCGGGTGCGCATCGATGGTCGTAAGGGTGGCCTGGTGGAATCCGAGGCGTTCTGGATCTGCTTCAGCCGCGAGACCCAGGGCCCGGGCCGCATCTCTGATGACTTCCTCGCCGGGCTGCGACGGACGACGGACGTGGACCGGTTGCGGTGGAAGGGGTACCTCAAGGGGGGAGCCCGCGAGGACGCGGTCGCCATCCGGCGCTACCCGGTGCGCGTCACCGATATCGACCTGTTCGACCACATGAACAACTCGGTCTATTGGAGCGTGGTCGAGGACTACCTGGAGACCACTCCGGAACTGCTCTCCGCGCCGCTACGGGTGACCATCGAGCACGACTCGGCGGTGGCACTGGGCGACGACCTCGACATCATGGTGCACGTGTATCCGCCCGGATCGACGGACAAATTCGGCCCGGAGCTGACGGACCGGACTGTTACAACGCTCACATATGCGGTGGGCGAGGAGACCAAAGCCGTCGCCGCGTTGTTCGCTCGCTGA
- a CDS encoding endonuclease domain-containing protein: MGHIVLGTEALATGLTTRHGLRTKYRKLHHNVYVPRDMALDAATRATAAWLWSGRRATLAGYSAAAMLGSRWLPADAPAELARLRQPSPPGIVVHSGEIADDELTTVGDIRCTTAARTCYDMGRRLPVDTGIIRIDALLNHAGERVAVVAAIAERYPGARRIRRLRQVLDLCDPGAESPQETRLRLLLVRAGLPRPVTQIPVRNDRGRVVRRIDMGWPQWMVGVEYDGEQHWRDPAIHSSDIDRLEFLADAGWTIVRVSARHLRYLPDAVITRTHDALKRRRDYGF; this comes from the coding sequence GTGGGACACATCGTGCTGGGCACCGAAGCGCTGGCCACCGGCCTGACGACGCGCCACGGACTGCGGACGAAGTACCGGAAGCTGCATCACAACGTCTACGTTCCGCGCGACATGGCGCTGGATGCCGCTACCCGCGCAACCGCTGCCTGGCTGTGGTCGGGTCGGAGGGCGACGCTGGCCGGCTACTCGGCGGCCGCGATGCTCGGCAGTAGATGGCTACCCGCCGACGCCCCGGCCGAACTGGCTCGCCTCCGCCAACCCAGCCCGCCCGGCATCGTGGTGCACTCCGGTGAGATCGCCGACGACGAACTCACCACGGTCGGCGACATCCGTTGCACAACGGCGGCGCGTACTTGCTATGACATGGGACGACGACTGCCGGTGGACACCGGCATCATCCGCATCGACGCGCTGCTCAACCACGCGGGCGAGCGGGTGGCTGTGGTCGCCGCGATTGCCGAGCGCTACCCGGGCGCGCGCAGAATCCGCCGCCTGCGCCAGGTACTCGACCTCTGTGATCCCGGAGCTGAATCTCCGCAGGAAACGCGGCTGCGCCTTTTGCTGGTGCGCGCCGGGCTCCCCCGACCGGTCACCCAGATACCCGTGCGCAACGACCGGGGTCGCGTGGTACGCCGGATCGATATGGGTTGGCCGCAGTGGATGGTGGGCGTCGAGTACGACGGCGAACAGCACTGGAGGGACCCGGCGATCCACAGTTCGGACATCGACCGGCTGGAATTCCTGGCGGACGCGGGATGGACCATCGTGCGGGTCAGCGCCAGACATCTGCGTTACCTGCCCGACGCCGTCATCACGCGTACCCACGACGCACTCAAAAGGCGCCGAGACTACGGTTTCTGA
- a CDS encoding carboxymuconolactone decarboxylase family protein produces the protein MTGSELTPPESSPAPMPARIPPGGFRELGPVNWVIAKAGARGIRAPKFHLFNVLGQHRLLFLAWLPFSGYLLYAGKLSRQDAEVVILRVGHLRASEYELQQHRRLARSRGLDAATQAAIFEGPDADGLTARQRVLVTATDEFVITRSMSTETWTALAKLYNRAQIIEFCTLAGQYDALAATMATLRIPLDFPD, from the coding sequence ATGACCGGTTCCGAGCTGACACCGCCCGAGTCCTCCCCCGCACCGATGCCCGCCCGAATCCCACCCGGCGGATTCCGGGAACTCGGCCCGGTCAACTGGGTGATCGCGAAGGCCGGTGCACGCGGAATCCGGGCACCGAAGTTCCACCTGTTCAACGTGCTCGGCCAGCACCGGTTGCTGTTCCTGGCCTGGCTGCCGTTCTCCGGGTATCTGCTCTACGCCGGTAAGTTGTCCCGCCAGGACGCCGAGGTGGTCATCCTGCGGGTGGGCCATCTGCGCGCCAGCGAGTACGAGTTGCAGCAGCACCGCAGGCTGGCGCGCAGCCGCGGTCTGGATGCCGCCACCCAAGCCGCGATCTTCGAGGGCCCGGACGCCGACGGGCTCACCGCCCGGCAGCGGGTGCTGGTCACCGCGACCGACGAGTTCGTGATCACCCGGTCCATGTCCACCGAGACGTGGACCGCGTTGGCCAAGCTGTACAACCGCGCTCAGATCATCGAATTCTGCACGCTCGCAGGGCAATACGATGCGCTGGCGGCGACCATGGCGACGCTGCGGATCCCACTGGACTTCCCGGACTAG
- a CDS encoding cyclopropane mycolic acid synthase family methyltransferase, whose amino-acid sequence MSNVESDLAPYYEESQSIYDISNEFYALFLGPTMGYTCGYYEREDMNLEESQNAKFDLALGKLGLEPGMTLLDVGCGWGGALERALTNYDVNVIGITLSKEQSDYARKRLAKIETKRNVEIRLQGWEEFNEPVDRIVSIGAFEAFKQERYPVFFERAYSILPDDGVMLLHTILAHTQQFFRENNIKLTISDLKFMRFIAAEIFPGGQLPAVEDIEKLAADSGFELKRTHLLQPHYARTLDMWAANLEAKKDEAIALQGQEVYDRFMKYLTGCADFFRRGITNIGQFTLAK is encoded by the coding sequence ATGTCAAACGTCGAGTCCGATCTTGCGCCGTACTACGAGGAGTCGCAGTCGATCTACGACATCTCGAATGAGTTCTATGCCCTCTTCCTCGGACCGACCATGGGCTACACCTGTGGTTACTACGAGCGCGAGGATATGAACCTCGAGGAATCGCAGAACGCGAAGTTCGACCTGGCGCTGGGCAAGCTGGGCTTGGAGCCGGGCATGACACTGCTCGACGTCGGCTGTGGCTGGGGCGGCGCGCTGGAGCGGGCGCTGACCAACTACGACGTCAACGTCATCGGCATCACCCTGAGCAAGGAACAGTCCGACTACGCCCGCAAGCGGCTGGCAAAGATCGAGACCAAGCGCAACGTCGAGATCCGGCTGCAGGGCTGGGAAGAGTTCAACGAGCCCGTCGACCGCATCGTGTCGATCGGCGCGTTCGAGGCCTTCAAGCAGGAGCGCTACCCGGTGTTCTTCGAGCGGGCCTACAGCATCCTGCCCGACGACGGCGTCATGCTGCTGCACACCATCCTCGCCCACACCCAGCAGTTCTTCCGCGAGAACAACATCAAGCTGACCATCAGCGATCTGAAGTTCATGCGGTTCATCGCCGCGGAGATCTTCCCGGGTGGGCAGCTGCCTGCCGTCGAGGATATCGAGAAGCTGGCCGCCGACTCCGGGTTCGAGCTCAAGCGCACCCACCTGCTGCAGCCGCACTACGCCCGCACGCTGGACATGTGGGCCGCCAACCTGGAAGCCAAGAAGGACGAGGCCATCGCCCTGCAGGGCCAGGAGGTCTACGACCGCTTCATGAAGTACCTGACCGGTTGCGCGGACTTCTTCCGCCGCGGGATCACCAACATCGGCCAGTTCACGCTGGCCAAGTAA
- the ramB gene encoding acetate metabolism transcriptional regulator RamB — protein MAKTFVGSRVRQLRNERGFSQASLAQMLEISPSYLNQIEHDVRPLTVAVLLRITEVFGVDATFFASQDDTRLVAELREVTMDRDVDIDIDAAEIADLVATHPAIARAMVNLHQRYRLTTTQLAAATEDRFGVNVGGSGSGSGSITMPHEEVRDYFYQRQNYLHELDTAAEDLTIRMRMNRADLAGELSARLTAVHGVHIVKRQNMGETVLHRFDPATRTLEIGSHLASGQYVFKLAAELGYLEFGDLIDKLVDEGKFTSDESRTLARLGLANYFAAATVLPYQQFHAVAEEFRYDVERLSAYYAVSYETIAHRLSTLQRPSMRGVPLSFVRVDRAGNMSKRQSATGFHFSSSGGTCPLWNVYETFANPGKILVQIAQMPDGRQYMWVARTVERRASRYGQPGKTFAIGLGCELRHAHRLVYSEGLELTGDPNVAAIPIGAGCRVCERDNCPQRAFPALGRALDLDEHRSTVSPYLVKQT, from the coding sequence GTGGCCAAGACGTTCGTCGGATCAAGGGTCCGCCAACTACGAAACGAACGCGGTTTCAGCCAGGCATCGCTGGCCCAGATGCTGGAGATCTCGCCGAGTTACCTCAACCAGATCGAACACGACGTGCGGCCCCTCACGGTCGCCGTGCTGCTGCGCATCACCGAGGTGTTCGGGGTGGACGCCACCTTCTTCGCGTCCCAGGACGACACCCGGCTGGTCGCCGAACTGCGCGAGGTCACCATGGACCGCGATGTCGACATCGACATCGACGCCGCCGAGATCGCCGATCTGGTGGCCACCCATCCCGCGATCGCCCGCGCCATGGTCAACCTGCACCAGCGCTACCGGTTGACGACGACGCAGCTGGCCGCGGCCACCGAGGACAGGTTCGGGGTGAATGTCGGAGGCAGCGGCTCCGGGTCGGGGTCCATCACCATGCCCCACGAAGAGGTGCGCGACTACTTCTACCAGCGGCAGAACTATCTGCACGAGCTCGATACCGCCGCGGAGGACCTGACCATCCGGATGCGGATGAACCGGGCCGATCTGGCCGGTGAGCTGTCGGCGCGGCTGACCGCCGTGCACGGGGTGCACATCGTCAAACGGCAGAACATGGGCGAGACCGTGCTGCACCGCTTCGATCCCGCCACCCGCACGCTGGAGATCGGCAGCCACCTGGCCAGTGGGCAGTACGTCTTCAAGCTCGCCGCCGAACTGGGTTACCTGGAGTTCGGCGACCTCATCGACAAGCTCGTCGACGAGGGCAAGTTCACCAGCGACGAGTCCCGCACGTTGGCCCGGCTGGGCCTGGCCAACTATTTCGCGGCGGCCACCGTGCTGCCGTACCAGCAGTTCCACGCCGTGGCCGAGGAGTTCCGCTACGACGTCGAGCGGTTGTCGGCGTACTACGCGGTGTCCTACGAGACCATCGCGCACCGGCTGTCCACCTTGCAGCGGCCGTCCATGCGCGGCGTGCCGCTGTCGTTCGTGCGCGTCGACCGGGCCGGGAACATGTCGAAACGCCAGTCCGCGACCGGTTTTCATTTCTCGTCCTCGGGTGGCACCTGCCCGCTGTGGAACGTGTACGAGACGTTCGCCAACCCGGGCAAGATCCTGGTGCAGATCGCCCAGATGCCCGACGGCCGGCAGTACATGTGGGTGGCGCGCACTGTCGAGCGCCGCGCGTCGCGCTATGGTCAGCCGGGTAAGACGTTCGCGATCGGTTTGGGCTGTGAACTCCGTCATGCGCACCGACTGGTCTACTCCGAAGGGCTGGAACTGACCGGTGACCCCAACGTCGCAGCGATTCCGATCGGCGCCGGGTGCCGGGTGTGCGAGCGTGACAACTGCCCCCAGCGCGCGTTCCCCGCACTCGGCCGCGCCCTCGACCTCGACGAGCACCGCAGCACGGTGTCTCCTTACCTGGTGAAGCAGACATGA
- the aceA gene encoding isocitrate lyase has protein sequence MSTVGTPKSPEQIQHDWDHNPRWKGITRTYTPADVVALQGHVVEENTLARRGAEVLWDQLHNMDFVNALGALTGNQAVQQVRAGLKAIYLSGWQVAGDANLSGHTYPDQSLYPANSVPQVVRRINNALLRADQIAKVEGDTSVENWLAPIVADGEAGFGGALNVYELQKAMIAAGVAGSHWEDQLASEKKCGHLGGKVLIPTQQHIRTLTSARLAADVADVPTLVIARTDAEAATLITSDVDERDRPFITGERTNEGFYRVQNGLEPCIARAKAYAPYADLIWMETGTPDLELAKKFAEGVKSEFPDQMLSYNCSPSFNWKQHLDDSMIAKFQKELGAMGFKFQFITLAGFHALNYSMFDLAHGYARNQMSAYVELQEREFAAEERGYTATKHQREVGAGYFDRIATTVDPTSSTTALAGSTEEGQFH, from the coding sequence ATGTCCACCGTTGGCACGCCGAAGAGCCCGGAACAGATCCAGCACGATTGGGATCACAACCCCCGCTGGAAGGGCATCACCCGTACCTACACCCCGGCCGACGTCGTCGCGCTGCAGGGCCACGTCGTCGAGGAGAACACCCTCGCCCGCCGCGGCGCCGAGGTGCTGTGGGACCAGCTGCACAACATGGACTTCGTCAACGCCCTCGGTGCGCTGACCGGCAACCAGGCTGTCCAGCAGGTGCGGGCCGGCCTCAAGGCCATCTACCTGTCGGGTTGGCAGGTCGCCGGTGACGCCAACCTGAGCGGTCACACCTACCCCGACCAGAGCCTCTACCCGGCCAACTCGGTGCCGCAGGTCGTGCGCCGCATCAACAACGCGCTGCTGCGCGCCGACCAGATCGCCAAGGTCGAGGGTGACACCTCGGTCGAGAACTGGCTCGCCCCGATCGTCGCCGACGGCGAGGCCGGCTTCGGTGGCGCGCTGAACGTCTACGAGCTGCAGAAGGCGATGATCGCCGCCGGTGTGGCCGGTTCGCACTGGGAAGACCAGCTCGCGTCGGAGAAGAAGTGCGGCCACCTCGGTGGCAAGGTGCTCATCCCGACCCAGCAGCACATCCGCACCTTGACGTCTGCCCGGCTCGCGGCTGACGTGGCTGACGTTCCTACCCTGGTCATCGCCCGCACCGACGCCGAGGCCGCCACCCTGATCACCTCCGATGTGGACGAGCGGGACCGCCCGTTCATCACCGGTGAGCGCACCAACGAGGGCTTCTACCGGGTGCAGAACGGCCTGGAGCCGTGCATCGCGCGTGCCAAGGCCTACGCGCCGTACGCCGACCTCATCTGGATGGAGACCGGCACCCCGGATCTGGAGCTGGCCAAGAAGTTCGCCGAGGGCGTCAAGAGCGAGTTCCCGGACCAGATGCTGTCCTACAACTGCTCGCCGTCGTTCAACTGGAAGCAGCACCTGGACGACTCGATGATCGCGAAGTTCCAGAAGGAGCTCGGCGCGATGGGCTTCAAGTTCCAGTTCATCACGCTGGCCGGCTTCCACGCCCTGAACTACTCGATGTTCGATCTGGCCCACGGCTACGCCCGCAACCAGATGAGCGCCTACGTCGAGCTGCAGGAGCGCGAGTTCGCCGCCGAGGAGCGTGGCTACACCGCCACCAAGCACCAGCGCGAGGTCGGCGCCGGCTACTTCGACCGGATCGCCACCACGGTCGACCCGACCAGCTCGACCACCGCGCTGGCCGGTTCCACCGAAGAGGGTCAGTTCCACTGA
- the lpdA gene encoding dihydrolipoyl dehydrogenase translates to MTHYDVVVLGAGPGGYVAAIRAAQLGLNTAIVEPKYWGGVCLNVGCIPSKALLRNAELAHIFSKEAKTFGISGEASFDYGAAFDRSRKVADGRVAGVHFLMKKNKITEIHGYGKFTDAHTLAVDLNEGGTETVTFDNAIIATGSSTRLVPGTSLSKNVVTYENQILSRELPGSIIIAGAGAIGMEFAYVLKNYGVDVTIVEFLPRALPNEDAEVSKEIEKQYKKLGVKILTGTKVESITDDGSTVTVAVSKDGKSEELKADKVLQAIGFGPNVEGFGLENTGVALTERKAIAIDDYMRTNVGHIYAIGDVTAKLQLAHVAEAMGVVAAETIAGAETLALGDYRMMPRATFCQPQVASFGLTEEQARDEGYEVVVAKFPFTANGKAHGLADPTGFVKLVADKKHLELLGGHLIGPDVSELLPELTLAQKWDLTANELARNVHTHPTLSEALQECFHGLTGHMINF, encoded by the coding sequence GTGACCCACTATGACGTCGTCGTACTCGGAGCTGGCCCCGGCGGATACGTTGCGGCCATCCGCGCTGCCCAACTCGGCCTGAACACCGCCATCGTCGAACCGAAGTACTGGGGTGGCGTGTGCCTGAACGTCGGGTGCATTCCGTCCAAGGCGCTGCTGCGCAATGCCGAACTGGCCCACATCTTCAGCAAGGAAGCCAAGACCTTCGGTATCAGCGGGGAGGCGAGCTTCGACTACGGCGCCGCCTTCGACCGCAGCCGTAAGGTCGCCGACGGCCGTGTCGCCGGTGTGCACTTCCTGATGAAGAAGAACAAGATCACCGAGATCCATGGTTACGGCAAGTTCACCGACGCCCACACCCTGGCTGTCGACCTCAACGAGGGCGGGACCGAGACGGTCACCTTCGACAACGCGATCATCGCGACCGGGTCGTCCACCCGGCTGGTCCCGGGGACCTCGCTGAGCAAGAACGTCGTCACCTACGAGAACCAGATCCTCTCGCGGGAGCTGCCCGGCTCGATCATCATCGCCGGCGCCGGTGCCATCGGCATGGAGTTCGCCTACGTCTTGAAGAACTACGGCGTCGACGTCACCATCGTCGAATTCCTGCCGCGGGCGCTGCCCAACGAGGACGCCGAGGTGTCCAAGGAGATTGAGAAGCAGTACAAGAAGCTCGGCGTCAAGATCCTCACCGGCACCAAGGTCGAGTCGATCACCGATGACGGCTCGACGGTCACCGTCGCGGTCAGCAAGGACGGCAAGAGTGAGGAGCTCAAGGCCGACAAGGTGCTGCAGGCCATCGGTTTCGGGCCGAATGTCGAGGGTTTCGGCCTGGAGAACACCGGTGTCGCGCTGACCGAGCGCAAGGCCATCGCCATTGATGACTACATGCGCACCAACGTGGGCCACATCTATGCCATCGGTGATGTGACCGCCAAGTTGCAGCTGGCCCATGTCGCCGAGGCGATGGGTGTGGTCGCCGCCGAGACGATCGCGGGTGCCGAGACGCTGGCGCTGGGGGACTACCGGATGATGCCGCGGGCCACCTTCTGCCAGCCGCAGGTGGCCAGCTTCGGGCTGACCGAAGAGCAGGCCCGTGACGAGGGCTACGAAGTCGTCGTCGCCAAGTTCCCGTTCACCGCCAACGGCAAGGCACACGGCCTGGCCGACCCGACCGGCTTCGTCAAGCTGGTCGCCGACAAGAAACACCTCGAGCTGCTCGGTGGCCACCTCATCGGCCCCGACGTCTCCGAGCTGCTGCCCGAGCTGACGCTGGCGCAGAAGTGGGATCTGACCGCCAACGAGCTGGCCCGCAACGTGCACACGCATCCGACCCTGTCGGAGGCGCTGCAGGAGTGCTTCCACGGCCTCACCGGCCACATGATCAACTTCTGA
- a CDS encoding 3-hydroxybutyryl-CoA dehydrogenase, whose amino-acid sequence MSIERVGVIGAGQMGGGIAEVCAKAGAQVVVYEPAAEFLDAGKARITASLDRAAAKGKLSAEDRDAALGRLTFTTNLADFADRQLVIEAIVEDDKVKAKVFAEVDEIVTDPDAVLASNTSSIPIMKIAAATKNPQRVLGLHFFNPVPVLPLVELISTLVTSDDALKRTEEFAGKVLGKQVVRCSDRSGFVVNALLVPYLLAAIRMVEAGFATIEDVDKAVVAGLSHPMGPLRLSDLVGLDTLKLIADKMYEEFKEPLYGPPPLLLRMVEAGQLGKKSGQGFYTY is encoded by the coding sequence GTGAGTATCGAACGCGTGGGCGTGATCGGCGCCGGGCAGATGGGCGGCGGTATCGCCGAGGTATGCGCCAAGGCCGGCGCGCAGGTCGTCGTCTACGAACCTGCTGCCGAATTCCTGGACGCGGGCAAGGCCCGCATCACCGCGTCGCTGGACCGCGCCGCCGCCAAGGGCAAGCTCAGCGCGGAGGACCGTGACGCCGCGCTCGGCCGGTTGACCTTCACCACGAACCTGGCGGATTTCGCCGATCGGCAGCTGGTGATCGAGGCGATCGTCGAGGACGACAAGGTCAAGGCGAAGGTCTTCGCCGAGGTCGACGAGATCGTGACCGACCCGGACGCGGTCCTGGCGTCGAACACCTCCAGCATTCCGATCATGAAGATCGCAGCGGCGACCAAGAATCCGCAGCGGGTGCTGGGCTTGCACTTCTTCAACCCGGTGCCGGTGCTGCCCCTGGTCGAGCTCATCTCGACCCTGGTCACCTCGGACGACGCGCTCAAGCGCACCGAAGAATTCGCTGGCAAAGTGCTGGGTAAGCAGGTCGTGCGCTGCTCGGACCGGTCCGGCTTCGTGGTCAACGCGCTGCTGGTGCCGTATCTGCTCGCCGCCATCCGGATGGTGGAGGCCGGATTCGCCACCATCGAAGACGTCGACAAGGCCGTGGTCGCAGGGTTGTCGCACCCCATGGGTCCGCTGCGGCTCTCGGACCTGGTCGGCCTCGACACGCTGAAGCTGATCGCCGACAAGATGTACGAGGAGTTCAAGGAGCCGCTCTACGGTCCGCCGCCGCTGCTGCTACGCATGGTGGAGGCGGGGCAGTTGGGGAAGAAATCCGGTCAGGGCTTCTACACGTACTAG